ATTGGTAGGGTCGTCGTAGCGATGGAACTTACCATGCCCTAGCTTCAAGATAAGCATTGgtgttttttagatttattagatatttgtaCAACAGaagtttttaaaacgtaattagCAAAAAGAAAAAGCTGTAGGCGTTGTtcgtttgtttattgtattacaCCAGTTTGCTATAAgacaatatgtatttttataaaaaacctcGACCCACCAACCTTTGTCCGAGCAGCATCTAAAATATTTCCACCACCTTTAAACTTGCTGTACACTAGGTCTgtgagatataaaaataatgattacataGCAGGAATATTAAAAGCAATCATAAGCgtagcgttttattttataactaaaagtaCCATCAGATCTAAACCATAAGCGAACTGAGAGAGATCAGTAGAGTACGGTAAATGGTCATGCAGAAGTCCAGAAACGAAGAGAAACTGGAATATTAGTCATAGGTTAAGCATTAttctttaaagtaaaattaatgcgAATAATCTGAATATAATTCAATAGCTTCCCAATAAACCTGTGCGACGTAGACATAAATGAAACTAAGTACTATTTaggtaataattttcaatatcaaaaatatttttattaaagaaaatgcaATAGTTACTTATAACATATTCACAAAATTTATCAACAAGTGACAGGTGATATGTGAATTTAACGTTTATGAAGTGATTCGAACGCGATGGgagtcaaattttaaaattgaattatactgCAAGACAATGTCTCTGACGCAGTTTTACTTTTTGTCCGTTTGTTGAAGCTGATGAATTAAAGTAAATAGAATGACAGGAATGTAATTGGCGAGTTAGTGTTAGCAACTCACGAGACGGACAGGCCATTGTAGAGCCAGGCGCGCCACGTCTGCGGCGTCGGTGCGGCGCCGTCGATTCGCGCCTCGATGTGTCCGCACAGTGCGCGTCGGTCGTGCGATCGTCCGGAACGCGCATCGCAGATGAGGCGCTTGCGACATTCCCCGTCGCATGTCCCACGGCGCGGACTATTTTTCCAGTAATGTCTGGATAGCAAAGGCAACTTTTTATATGACCATATAcctaatattcaaaaatatatattttgttttttcgtCTTCTGGAcatctaatttttaataagtttgtatatttaactgtaaaaacattaaagaatgaatgattttttttattaaattttttatatatttttttgtcattctATATGGAATAAATATTGAGTCATTGGCCCGGATTTTTGTCATGCCGTGTACCAAAATACGAGTTtgcaattacaattacaaaaatctttttaaaaatatcgtagcttagttttataagaaattttttttagaatacatATAGGCTTAaacataacttaaaaatgttgATAATGACAAATTCAACGGTGGCCATTACCATCAGAGACTAGACGACTGCGCAGGAGATATTGTgcgaaaaaataatttcactcTATTACTACCGACACGACCAGAGAGAGTTCAGGTACTTTTCGAGGCTCGGCAGTTTAAATACATCGAAATTCCAGCCTGATAACTTTTTTACAGAAATACATCAGTACCAGGTCAGGTATAGGCATGTAGCAGGGATATGAACGCAGAACTTGCTAGTAACTAAAACGTGCCATTCAAGGCAAATTAATGCTATTGTAAGCTCATAAAATCAGAATAATAATATCCAATGAAAATTATCatgaattaatgatttaaaatcatTCGATTGGTTTCGCTTTTTCTAAGGtttcctaataaaataattgaaaatatcaatttttattaataaaattagtaatataatcgTTAAATATTGTGTATGAATAATTGTTTCTCTACATTCCCTCTACGATAGATTTAACGAAGTTGTCtacgtaatattaatacaatgttATGTATTGTGTAAATACTAGTAAcgctaaaacataaaattataatataataatgacaacacgtacaaaatgcattttttttaaaattatatgcacgtgtcaaaaatcaaaataaggcACCTCTCATTATTTCAGTTACGTCACAAATATTTCCGGTAGCctcaatatatataagtattaaccTAAATAATAGGTAGGTGTTCTTACTTGTGATATAAGTTAAATACATCTTCTTTTGAAGTCATGTCGTCTATAAACTTGTCCCAATCCTGTGGGCGAAGTGATGGCATCATGTAGGCTGACCGCGTTGAGTATAATTTATACCATATTGGATAGCCAAATAGATTAGCTTCCTTTAAATTCATGATCCAGGTTTCGTGATCAACTACTAACTGAAATGTAAAAATGcgacaattattgtttaagattttttaactaaagtatttgttagaaaataattaatggcAGGTATTGAacccaatatattttaaataaatactcactCTAGTTGTAGCATCGTGATCACcatcaacataatatattctatatccTAAGTTTAAGTCATAGTATGGTGATACAGAAGGTCCCACATAAGCTATACTCGTTGCTCTCCCTgtgataaaataacatattaatgtatacttattaactatcaaaactattttattgctTCGAGATTATACACACCTAAATCATTTGGATCGTAAAACACTTCAAATTCATCGAAGTGCGTATGGCCAAAGAACTGAGCGGTTATTGTTGACTCATATCTATTAATTATAGCGTAATAATTTCTGCTCCACACCTTAAGACAATCGGAATGTCCGGGTGGGATGTGGCCAATTATGTGGACCTTTTCACCGTTAAATTCAGCCGAttgtaattcataaataaaccaCTGCAATTCTGTAGCCGGGTCTGTACTGTTTAGTAAGAGCCACCTGAAAACAAAAATTGTCACTCAATTATTGTGTCAGAGACAATGAGTGTTTACGCCTTGCGTACGTCGAAGAGTGgaaataattcattgttttaaattttcttaaactttgaatcatcatcataattaacTTACGTCGgacaacataaattaaaacatttgatgCACCAAAAGGCAGTGGCTGCCTTTGTctaacagtaaaatatttacagcttTATTCTgtttgttgtataataattaccaGTTTTTGTTATTGCAATAGTTCATGTTAAGCGATATAATGCGGAAGCCGGGTCGGACGAGCACGGAGTAGAAGGCACCACGACGGACGGTGTGGGACACGCCGGCGGGCAACCAGCGCCGCCACTGTGCGTCCAGTTCATTATACAACCACGCGATATTCGATTCTGAAGACGAGATGTACGGTGGAGGGAAACTGGAAAACAATTATTCGCTATCTATATATCTagaaataattaagaatatgattaaataaattaatgggCCGAATCCAAGTAccgattaaatataatttagattgattatttttttaatcaatttgtttttggGGCTTCGAAAACCATTCCAAGAAATCTCAGAAAAAAATCTtgattttaaagattattacatGTTGTACTTTTATATTGTTAGTGGTTATTGCTCGAAAAGTACAATAGTAATTTCACACAATTGTACACAATTGAATTTAAACGAAACCCACCTTCTTCACAACGTAGTTACTAAAATTACTCGAAATGAGGGCTTTTGCTATCAATTGACTCATGACAAACTGCTACCcgcattttgtataatttttcatatacatatatcatcaatgtagttatttattattgcaaacATAGCCTTAAAAATGTGCGGgctttttcaaattataatagcTGTGTTTTTATGACTAGTTgtgatttcaattaatttattttatttcttttcacattgtatttataacgcgagacatatttatatttttattattggtacAGTGACATCCTCGTTGCGCTATAAGCGTTTATGGGTACTGGGTCgggccaataaaaagtttttgagtGTTTCTGTTGAGATTTCTCAGTAGCTGCCCGAGTCAGAGTTAGTAGTTTTTTCCAAAAAAGcgaattaaatactaaataatgtatACATGACTTTAATAATGGCCCGGTGgctagtatatatgtataggcAAACACCAACAAGTTTCCATGTGCttattttaggtatataattCGGCATCGAACTTTGTGAGGAACCTGCATGAgtcaaatgaaattctgccaaacgTGCATTTACCTATCCACTGTCCCGCATAGGAAcaacatggtggaataagctctaaaccttctcctcaaatggagagttGGGGTTTGCCCAACATAGGGCCATATAGGGAAAAATCCCCGCCACTTAGGTTCATTAGTAATACTCATACGGAAAAATACTAGATCTGTtgtatttctttgtatttaaCCTCAAGaccgtaataaataataagtaaaaaattcaAACCGGAAACAATAGTTACTAGGTATAATTATATCTACAGATTCATAATGTTTCTATAATAACaaactgtttttaaattcatttacctttcgttattttattcaacaaataatattacgatataaaaagtttgttatttttatattgaaaatcttAACTTCCATCTTGAttcaacattacattaacaaagttttaacttattatagtgttattaacaaatttaagtttatttataagagtaacatttttatttaaaacataagaaataaaaaatatacttgtaataatgtaaatacCTGTTAACCGGTGAAGATTCGTGATTACCAAGGGCAGGAAAGATCGGTACACCAGGGAACATATCTGACATTTGAGCAACAGTTTCTTGAAGAACTTTAAGATTTTCTTCCTTCGTTTGGTTCCATACATCGTGAGGTGGTAGATCCCCGGTCCATAATATGTAGTCTATGTCCTAAAGTgggaatatttttatgttacaaaacGATGAAATAACTTacgtaaatagataaatattataattcaaacaaaattataaaaagtatttataacgtcgtcgttatattattaaacatcgacatttatatacatattaacatattagTTAGATGAACActttcaacttttattttaagtagaatAACTAGTAATTAAGTTTAGCTTACGGTATGTGTATCAGCTATATGTTTTAACATATGGTCGATGGTGCGTTTAGGCGTATCACACTTGCGGTAGTCGCCCCAACGGCCTGCTCCACCTCCCGGGGTCAATGCGGGACCGCTAGACGCACGACAGCAAAGAGGCTCATTGCATTCGGCGTTTGCACCTACGAGTAAAaattagcaaataaataatgttattatagattaaataattgtatatgcaCACATACTTCAAATAAATTACCTTCAGCGTAGTATGGGTCAAAGTGAGTATCAGAAATTTGCAGAACTTTGAAGGTTGGAGCCTTTTCAATTGGTGCTTCGAGGGGACGCACTGCCGGCTTCGGTACCGGAGGGAAGGCCACCTCCCATTCGTGATAGGGATTATAAACGTCACCACAAGCATCTCCAATAACAAAGCTGCATATTTCGTCCGGACCGATTGTGATTCTTTTTAACACGTAAACTACTTCACTCTacattgaagaaaaatattgtaaagaatagtataaaaagtttaacaaattataattatttagtagcGTTAATTTCACAATCATCATTTTCTACTCACCCCAAATAGTCTCGTGATTCCTTCACAAACTCTTGCAGACTGAATATTTAATGAGACACAGAAttgatatatcattttattgatttcttcTTTGCTTTTACCGAGTCTCATGTAATGCTGCAATAACCCAGCGCCAGCTTTGCATGCAGTGCAGGACACTTTTGACATAACGGAATGTTCGACTTCATAGTaaacttgttttaaattaagcaaTTTTAATGCTTTATCTACGAAGAGGGGTAAATTTGAACTTTTGTCGCTATCCCATAAAAGTCGGGAGTAATTTCGTTTTAAGGCTGCCATATGAGCAATCAATTCTGTTTCATTAGCAGATGGAGGTAGTTTGTGTGTGAAGTTTGATGGCTTGAAAAATGGTTCATCGTTACGAGGTGTCTCGGTCCAATTCCAAGTATCCATAGGTGGTCTCCATTTTATAACAGGTTTAATATTTCTGCCCGATTGCTGCAGAAACAGGGGATTACCTgtggaaattaaaataatattgaagtttCAAGTTCATAAATAATCagcaataaataaagagatattaaaaatattttagatttgtcTCATTCTAGTTCTACTTTCATGAATGACTTAATAACAAAGACCCGATACAGTGCCGATCGTACCAACCAACCATGTAGCGCTATTATCAACTATGCAGCTcagtaatatgaataatttaatatttggttttgtccttaaattcttttaaaaaggACGTGTAAAATTGCTTTGATCGAGGCTATTAGATTAAAGACTTGTTTACGTAAATGTATGTATCACCTACCTGATATCGTCGAAATTAAAAAAGCGATTACTATTTGTAAACGCCATGGTATTCTTATTATCATCACTGAAATTAATGGAGAAAGATGatctgtaaagaaaaaaatatttaaagaaagagTATACATGCatgatattatgtaatgtattgGTAAGTtcatctatacttctatactgcCTGTTTATATGTTACGCTTTCaaggctaaaccactgaaccgattttgttGATATTTGGTATGCAATAAACTGGAACTCCAAGTacataggcttttttattttaaccttcAAAGGGTGTAAAATTGGGGAGcacgaattatataaatgagtatatatgtatgtacaacaGGCTATTGAAAAAAGTTACATACGGGATAGAGAAAGAGTAGCGCCGCATATGATGTTGTCACATTTTATTCAGAAATAAATTTGCACACATTAGTGTATATTAATTCAGACTTTTCAGTACGAATAACAAACATAGATAAAATAGGCTTTAAATAGAGAATTGGGAcgaaacttaataaattaagtacttacttaaaattaatttatgaagatAGTAATGTGTAAACTACTTTATTTACCTCATTCTTCATCATTTATATAGTATCTAAGCAGATATGATACGTGATTTAAAAGTTTGTGTCAATTTCACCCTTAATATTTAAACGTGATAATATAAGTTAGTATGGATGTAAGTTAGTATGAAGTTTTctttgtatcaaataaaaatttttgaacaattataaatatttaaattattttttgtaaacaattaaaataattaaatatatcagcaATGGCCTATTCTTAGAATTGGAACAGTGAGGCCATAATCCACCACACTGGCCAAGTGCTGGTTGAAGGCAAGGGATCGATTTTTTGCGTTGCAGACCAACCGTCTGCACACTAGACTAATGCTGCATcctaataatttacatatatatatatatatatatacacatatataattcaattcaacGCGAGTGAAGTACTTAATattcagaataaaatataatagctataaaaccttaaaaataataaatacatacaaagttTCACTGTATTTAATGCATTATAATGATCTTTCACTTCAAGAATGTCCAGTTGTAAACAGTCTAATACTGtccacattaaaatattatccataATAAAGATTGTCATAAACTTATTGCCTTTCACGTGAGATACGTAATAAAAATCTcataaagagattttttttctataatcatttaaagtattaaattcgTCAAGAACAAAAATCCTAGAGAAAGTAGGTCAAATTGATGATAGTTGGCTTAAAAGATAATCATAAATAAGACGAGAGTTAGTTACGATATATCAATATAGATTTGATACATATGGAAATTGGCTTTTGTTGAATTTCATAAGCACACATTATTTTACATGGAATATTAATTTAGTcgagaaaaaataaatgacagtattttttaattattaatatacactaatattttataaattttatcaaattgctGCATGTCAAAATAATGAGATCCAGTAATAATAAATCGTTACGATTGTATTCAAGccattgttgtttattttaaaaatcaagaaatttgttttaatctttTCAATAGATGgtgaaaaataatcaataaatttcaatacacGAGTGGTACTTCTGATACattgtaggtatatataacTTATGACTCGATATAGAAATTAGCTCTATTTCTCAAACACTTTTCTAACCAATAATGTAACAGATGACATAATTacacgatattatttaaaaatataaaatactattgttttaaatggatacagcttttttttaaattttaattttagaatcttATTCAAATgcttgacaataaaaaaatcatgagtACATTAGTAtggtagttaaataaaatagtaaatactttGGATACAACAATCatataaacaaattgaattCTAATCCAGAATTACCGATCGAACAAATGCCTATATACCGAGGTAACTAGTTATCTAAAGTTTGATGTaggtatattcaattttaaactttaatattttttattttataaatataactattattattacgtgTCATTTCTTTTACTTCGTACAAGGAGTGTGAGTCAGCGGTTTTTACAGATACTACGAGTATACGGACGTGGAGGTCGCCACTTTCTCCTCGCTTCATTGACTTTACTGGAAAGAAAGTGACGGTGGTATCGCACACACGTTTTGCACTTCGTAAAATATCTGCACAGAAATCGCTGTAGCCAAAATTTTAACCGAGCTTAATCATGATACGAAGACGCTTCGTGTGCTCTTTCACATTGTTGTGACCATTAAATTATGTCGAACGTTTAGCATATAAAAACTTATGCGTTCCAACTTCACAAAATTACAACAAACGGTTCACTtcgatgtatttatataatagctaTGAAGCCAAGGAATCTCTTTGCCTGTAGTCACTAAGATAGCGTAGCCATTTAGCGCacatcctttttttttcttaccttTTTAAGCATCTTGCAAACTGTgtttattagcatttttttatttctatacaatTAGTATGACTATTTCTTTATACTTCATTGtgtctaataattattaatttatttttcaatcccACTAGAATTCAGATATAATGTAATAGATGAGagttgtatgtttttaaaaataatattagttaggaaaACACTCGTCTATAGAAAACTTGTACAGTGTTCAtgatataatgaattattaaattattaaacctaTACGGTAAATAGTAATATGTTTCATTGTTATTTCTAATCaaacgatttaattttacatattcctTGTTTGCGACcagagaataataaatatacttttgcacgtgtttattgttaaatagccattataatacaaatatttttaaaaaggtgCGAATTAAAAATGACCGGACATAAAGAAGATTACAAAAGCCTTACATCACATTTGTAACTAGACAGAACCATTCATTCAAACCACTTTCATTCGGCAGCTTGCCAGCTAAGATACCAAATCGTTTCATCTTGTCCACTTTCACTGGGTTACATGTTGTCCTGTACTTTAATTTACCGAGATATCATTCGCTCTTATTTCATTCACGTatcataatgataaataattttattattaattaattaacactgATAAcgctaattaataattaatatgatttttttatggcgtTATCCTTTTCTTGGTTGGTGTTTTTCTTACTAATTACCCAAAGAGTGCACAATATTCTTTATTAGTGACCTGTCCTTCTAGTGTCTATGATTCGGATTTCTAGTGAAAAGAGGTCCGATGTTTTCGCTTCCTATTCTAGTTTAGATTTCTAAAATAGGTTCTTGAGCAAAAACTGGTTTTCAATAATATCACTTATAGGCGAGTTTTGAGAGAACTACAGTTAACCGGATATATGTTTCTATTGCCATAATCAAActatttttgtacatacatactcttaatcatttttttttaaatatttaaatcaatatttacaataatgaaaattataagaaattaaatagtatagtattacttaataatattttataaagaacggTATTTTTACAATCAAAGTCAAGTAAGACATCCATAAAAGGGGTCAAATCGCAGAATAACGGACAAGGCTGCAACGAATGTTTTTGTAGACCTTTGGCTGCCTTCAAGCCGACTAAGGTTTAGccagtatataaatataacttccaTTATCGGTAGTTGagttcaaaacaatattaagcattATTTGCTTAGTACAAacgtaattgtttaaatataattcctaagaaataaacaaatagatcagatactattaaataacataatgtgTCTTTGAAACACGTATCTTGGATAAAGCATTGGATTCTGAATAACACTTCAGTCTCGTCAGATAATTATAGTGTAActgtttgttgtattttatcgtttaatagtaatttattttgcattatttttgagtcaattttaaaataattactaaaggAAATCAGcctataaaataacagttttgacttttattttaaaactcctTTTGAGTacctaaataaatgattattacgtAACTAGCTAAGTACCGGTTCCGTCTTCGCgcttttatctaaaattaattttatctaattatattttattaaatcatgacatttgataaaatataatagcacCATGGTTtgtgatgtaaataatatatacaatcatATATATAACGCTGCACCAATAACACTCAAAATCTATGATTGTAACACTGGTGCGTGAATGCGTGAAATTATTCAGCACTGCGATGGAAGACGTCTACAAGACATTACAAGGCTTTATTACACCCCTTCGATTTGTTGATGATATCATCGTAATTTCAGAGATCAACAAATAGCCGATATGATGAGTAGCCTTAACGTATCTCACCGGTCTAGGTCGATATAAACTTGAATAAGATCAAGGTCCTGTTCATCAGTCATGTCGTACTGGGACCGACGTCAAACTAAAGTACGTCTACTAACCGTACTTAgtgtatttttgaattattctgAGGAGAATTATAATTGAGTTGAGTAGAGTAGAGTGCGTATGATAAAGGATCGATGACTGTTAAAGCAGACGAGGGCAAGAGTAACAGACCAGAAGCGATAGATGTACCTCACGACTTTTAGCCAAATGGACCGATTACACCCGGCTGGATGCAAATACAAGTTTGCTATGTATCTATTTAAACCCTTTCAATCTCCCGGGAGAAAAAACAAATGGGCTATATTATGCCAAGAttgaaaatttatagttttaatattggtGGTTCGTTTTTTTCCTCAAAATTGTCTATCTAATTTTACACTTTCAATGCAGATTACTTTGTGTAGCGATTAAAAGGTTGTCCAGTCAAAGatattcaaaatttacattaacAAAACTGAGAAGACCGGAACTTAAAAAAGGTTACTAAAGACATGTTACGAAGTCGTATTTAGtacgaaaattaaaatgtagtaaaaacGTTCTTACCGCGCATCGGTTACCTTTTGATTATATTTCTCAccataaatcataaattaaaaacctcTTTTATCGTTGATCCCTATATGTGTTATATGTGTATAGCTAGTGATCCAGGTGGATATATATGTACTTTCGTTTGGTTCATCGAACTCACTTTCACCTTACAAAACAACCATTGTCGTTTGCTCTCATCGGAATGCACTTCTATTATATTCGTTAGCAGCTTCCACATGTTTCCTAATGTTGAATACAAAACGTCACAAAACACCATTCaacat
The nucleotide sequence above comes from Vanessa tameamea isolate UH-Manoa-2023 chromosome 2, ilVanTame1 primary haplotype, whole genome shotgun sequence. Encoded proteins:
- the LOC113398989 gene encoding sphingomyelin phosphodiesterase isoform X3 produces the protein MIIRIPWRLQIVIAFLISTISGNPLFLQQSGRNIKPVIKWRPPMDTWNWTETPRNDEPFFKPSNFTHKLPPSANETELIAHMAALKRNYSRLLWDSDKSSNLPLFVDKALKLLNLKQVYYEVEHSVMSKVSCTACKAGAGLLQHYMRLGKSKEEINKMIYQFCVSLNIQSARVCEGITRLFGSEVVYVLKRITIGPDEICSFVIGDACGDVYNPYHEWEVAFPPVPKPAVRPLEAPIEKAPTFKVLQISDTHFDPYYAEGANAECNEPLCCRASSGPALTPGGGAGRWGDYRKCDTPKRTIDHMLKHIADTHTDIDYILWTGDLPPHDVWNQTKEENLKVLQETVAQMSDMFPGVPIFPALGNHESSPVNSFPPPYISSSESNIAWLYNELDAQWRRWLPAGVSHTVRRGAFYSVLVRPGFRIISLNMNYCNNKNWWLLLNSTDPATELQWFIYELQSAEFNGEKVHIIGHIPPGHSDCLKVWSRNYYAIINRYESTITAQFFGHTHFDEFEVFYDPNDLGRATSIAYVGPSVSPYYDLNLGYRIYYVDGDHDATTRLVVDHETWIMNLKEANLFGYPIWYKLYSTRSAYMMPSLRPQDWDKFIDDMTSKEDVFNLYHKHYWKNSPRRGTCDGECRKRLICDARSGRSHDRRALCGHIEARIDGAAPTPQTWRAWLYNGLSVS
- the LOC113398989 gene encoding sphingomyelin phosphodiesterase isoform X2 translates to MIIRIPWRLQIVIAFLISTISGNPLFLQQSGRNIKPVIKWRPPMDTWNWTETPRNDEPFFKPSNFTHKLPPSANETELIAHMAALKRNYSRLLWDSDKSSNLPLFVDKALKLLNLKQVYYEVEHSVMSKVSCTACKAGAGLLQHYMRLGKSKEEINKMIYQFCVSLNIQSARVCEGITRLFGSEVVYVLKRITIGPDEICSFVIGDACGDVYNPYHEWEVAFPPVPKPAVRPLEAPIEKAPTFKVLQISDTHFDPYYAEGANAECNEPLCCRASSGPALTPGGGAGRWGDYRKCDTPKRTIDHMLKHIADTHTDIDYILWTGDLPPHDVWNQTKEENLKVLQETVAQMSDMFPGVPIFPALGNHESSPVNSFPPPYISSSESNIAWLYNELDAQWRRWLPAGVSHTVRRGAFYSVLVRPGFRIISLNMNYCNNKNWWLLLNSTDPATELQWFIYELQSAEFNGEKVHIIGHIPPGHSDCLKVWSRNYYAIINRYESTITAQFFGHTHFDEFEVFYDPNDLGRATSIAYVGPSVSPYYDLNLGYRIYYVDGDHDATTRLVVDHETWIMNLKEANLFGYPIWYKLYSTRSAYMMPSLRPQDWDKFIDDMTSKEDVFNLYHKHYWKNSPRRGTCDGECRKRLICDARSGRSHDRRALCGHIEARIDGAAPTPQTWRAWLYNGLSVSPSVQQV
- the LOC113398989 gene encoding sphingomyelin phosphodiesterase isoform X1, with translation MIIRIPWRLQIVIAFLISTISGNPLFLQQSGRNIKPVIKWRPPMDTWNWTETPRNDEPFFKPSNFTHKLPPSANETELIAHMAALKRNYSRLLWDSDKSSNLPLFVDKALKLLNLKQVYYEVEHSVMSKVSCTACKAGAGLLQHYMRLGKSKEEINKMIYQFCVSLNIQSARVCEGITRLFGSEVVYVLKRITIGPDEICSFVIGDACGDVYNPYHEWEVAFPPVPKPAVRPLEAPIEKAPTFKVLQISDTHFDPYYAEGANAECNEPLCCRASSGPALTPGGGAGRWGDYRKCDTPKRTIDHMLKHIADTHTDIDYILWTGDLPPHDVWNQTKEENLKVLQETVAQMSDMFPGVPIFPALGNHESSPVNSFPPPYISSSESNIAWLYNELDAQWRRWLPAGVSHTVRRGAFYSVLVRPGFRIISLNMNYCNNKNWWLLLNSTDPATELQWFIYELQSAEFNGEKVHIIGHIPPGHSDCLKVWSRNYYAIINRYESTITAQFFGHTHFDEFEVFYDPNDLGRATSIAYVGPSVSPYYDLNLGYRIYYVDGDHDATTRLVVDHETWIMNLKEANLFGYPIWYKLYSTRSAYMMPSLRPQDWDKFIDDMTSKEDVFNLYHKHYWKNSPRRGTCDGECRKRLICDARSGRSHDRRALCGHIEARIDGAAPTPQTWRAWLYNGLSVSVSMLMQIPQVAYQIPKFVMGLG